The DNA window ATTACTTCTTTACCTATTATTTCATCCTTGATTTTCATGGGGTCACACCTCGCATTTTTTTTGAATTCTTATTAGTATTATTATGTGAGATGATATTAATAAAAATTACTATTAATTTAAATATTAGTATTACTATATTTTTTGGCCATTAAGATATATTTTCCAATAATTAAACTCTATTTTAAACTGAAAATTTATATTAAGTAAAAATTAGAAAGAATAAATACGAAGTAAGGAAAATAAAGATTTAAACAATATTTCCGAGTGATAACTTCTTTATAAATTTATTATATGGATTATAAATTGTAATAAAAAAAAAACAATATTTTGATATAAACTCAAAGCTTAAATATAACTATAGTTATACACTAGTAATGCAAAGTTCTATTAGAATTAATGACAATAATATAATAACAATATTAAATTCAATAGGATTCCATTGGTTGACAGTTGTTAACGGGAATAATCTGATACAAAATATTGATAATTAGAAGGTGAAAATATGTATAGTGAAAAGGTAATGGATCATTTTCAAAATCCTAGAAATGTTGGGGAAATAGAGGGCGCAAGTGGAGTCGGAACCGAGGGCAATCCTACTTGTGGAGACCTTATGACCATCTACATTACAGTAGAAGACAACATAATCACAGACATAAAATTTAAAACATTTGGATGTGGAGCGGCTATAGCAACCAGTAGTATGATTACAGAAATGGCTGTAGGAAAGACCATCGAAGAAGCATTAAAAATCACAAGAAATGATGTGGCAGATGAATTAGAAGGTTTACCTCCTGTAAAAATGCACTGTTCAAACTTAGCAGCAGATGCATTGAAGGCTGCAATTGCAGATTACAAAATGAAGCAAGCTGAGAAAGAAAAAGCTGAATCTGAATGATTTTATTAAGTAAATATTTTTTACTTTTTTTTATTAATTTTTAGTTGATATCCTGTGAAAATTGATAATTAGTGTTAGTGGGATATGAATGACAGAATTCTGAGTATTTACTAGGATTGTATAAATTATTTTTTTAATCTAATTAAAAAAAATAAAAAAAATGTTATCCATACCTTCTTTTCAGTTTTACTATAACGGTTATCAGATCTTCACGTGACATCTCACCGAGTTCATCGTCAAGTTCGTCCCATAGCATTCCTTTGAAGTTTTCAACGAATTCCTCAATCTCTTTTTCATTCATAGCGATCACTCCTGTTTAATACTATTATTAATACTTATTATGGTGAAGAAGGAATTTATAATTTTGTTAAAAATTAATATGATGAACGAGATTCATTTTTAGGACTAAATAGATTTTTTGAATATATCTAATTTATCAAATTTAGTTTGATTATACCCAAATTAAAGCGTATATTTCACTTAAAATCTTTAAAAAATGGATAAAAACTATTGAAAGATATAGGATGTAATAGCTTGAATTAGGTTGTATTGCATGCTAAAATTTATATACTATGAAGAATAATCTATTTGTAAGTAAACATATAGAAGTACCTACGCAAAAATAAATTAGGGATACTTTTCCCAACTTCATGGTCATGTCTGTCTACCGCCTCCGTAACAGACTTACATGATAAAGTTCCTGGAGTTTAAAAAACTTCAGGAATTCTATTTTATTTAATAAAAAGTTTTAATGGACATATTAATAAAAAAAACCAATAACTATTTATATATCAAACTCTTAATTAATATTAAAAAAAATTTGTTAAGATGAATTAAAAAGAATTAAGGTGATTTAAAATGAGGAACGAAGCAAACATTAGTTATATAAGTTCAATGGATGTTAAGGATGAAAAAGGCAACATCCTTGGGGCAGTATGTGTTTCTCCAGCCAAAGAGATGGGTAAAAGAGATATAATACTAATGGACGAACAAGCAGGTTCTTTTTCTGTAAGAAGTACAACAGAATTAATTAACATGCTTTCAAAGAAGAATGTGCCATTTGAAGAACGGAAACAAGTATTAGATTTCTTAGCAGAAAGATTACGTGTTTTAGAACAGGAAATAACACTAAATACACTCAAATCATTGAATGATGCAAAGAAAAAGAAAAAATAAATTTTTTATGTATTTTTTTTATGGGTAACCGGGGTAATTCGCTTGGCTATGATAGGTATTTTGATAGATGAAATGTTTGAAGACGTTGAATACATCAAACCTTCCGAAGCATTTGTAAATGAAGGACATTCTATTGTACATATTGGAATTAAAGAAGGTCAGGTAGTTAAGGGAAAAAGGAAGTCCACTCCTGTAACCATAGAAGAATCAGTTTCAAAATATAATATAGATGATCTAGACGCTCTTATGATTCCCGGCGGATGCTCACCAGATCACCTCAGAGGATATGAATCTGCAGTGAATTTTGTAAAGAATTTTTTTAAAACTGGAAAGCCTATTTTTGCAATCTGTCATGCACCACAGATACTAATAACTGCGGATTTGCTTCATGAAAAAAAGGTCACAGGTTGGAGATCTATAGTTCAGGATCTTAAGAATGCTGGTGCCATATACATTGATAATGAGATAGTGGTGGATGATAACCTTATTTCAAGCAGAGGGCCAAAGGACATTCCCGTGTTTATAGATACAGCTTTAAATGTTCTTAAAATCTCATAACTAATTTTATTTACGCATTACTGTTTTTTTATTATTTTCAGGTGTTATGAATTTTCACTTATTTTATTATAACTATCCTTACGTTGACTCAGAGGACCATAGCTAGATGAAAAATTAGTTATACTTTCATGTCCATATCTTTATGTGGTAGATTGATTAAGGCTGTTTAAAGGTGAAATGAAGATCATGAAACAAAACTTAAGCTCAGATTTCCAAGAACGGGCCAATAAAAACAACGGTGTGGGGGAAAAGCAACAAATTTCAATGCCCTACAACATAGAATTGCTTTCTATTTTAAAAGATGCTGTGATAATCACAGACGAAAATTTCAAAATATCATATTGGAACCCTGCTGCAGAAGAGATATATGGTTGGAAGTCGTCTGAAGTTCTGGGAAAAACTGCAAAAACAGTTTTAAGAACCAAATTTATTGGAAATGAACAACCAAACACTTCTAAAATGTTGAGTGAAAAGGGATCCTATGAAAATGAATTTCTTCAGTTTACCAAAAAAAATTTTCCCCTTTATATAAGCTCTAAAATTGTCACTATTACAGATGGAAACGGTGTTGTAAATGGTCATATATCTATTAATAGGGATATGACAGCTACTAAGAACACTGAAAAGAAACTCAAGCGGAGTTACAACATTTTAAATTCCATAGTTGAAAACACCAATGATGCTATCTACCTAAAAAATTTAAGTGGCAATTATATCATGGTAAACACTGCTACATCAGAAATAATGGGAAAACCCATATCCGAAATTATTGGAAAAAATGATTGGGATTTATACCATGGGGAAGATGCAGAAGTAATAACCACGGAAGATAAGGAAATAATTGAAAACATAGAAACCTTGACCTACGAAGAAAGTTTGTACTCTGAAAGGGAAGGTGAAATTCGAGATTATATAACGACCAAAGGTCCATATATGGGTTTTGATGATTCC is part of the Methanobacterium lacus genome and encodes:
- the nifU gene encoding Fe-S cluster assembly scaffold protein NifU, encoding MYSEKVMDHFQNPRNVGEIEGASGVGTEGNPTCGDLMTIYITVEDNIITDIKFKTFGCGAAIATSSMITEMAVGKTIEEALKITRNDVADELEGLPPVKMHCSNLAADALKAAIADYKMKQAEKEKAESE
- a CDS encoding type 1 glutamine amidotransferase domain-containing protein encodes the protein MIGILIDEMFEDVEYIKPSEAFVNEGHSIVHIGIKEGQVVKGKRKSTPVTIEESVSKYNIDDLDALMIPGGCSPDHLRGYESAVNFVKNFFKTGKPIFAICHAPQILITADLLHEKKVTGWRSIVQDLKNAGAIYIDNEIVVDDNLISSRGPKDIPVFIDTALNVLKIS